A genomic region of Candidozyma auris chromosome 5, complete sequence contains the following coding sequences:
- the RPS12 gene encoding 40S ribosomal protein eS12, with the protein MSDVEEQQIVEEVAVEQQDAAITIEDALKVVLRTSLVHDGLARGLREASKALSRKEAQLCVLCDSVTEESIIKLVEALCNEGDEKIPLIKVSDAKLLGEWAGLCQLDREGNARKVVGCSCVVVKNWGADSEERNVLLEHFSQQ; encoded by the coding sequence ATGTCTGACGTCGAAGAACAACAAATTGTCGAGGAGGTTGCCGTCGAGCAGCAGGACGCCGCCATCACCATCGAGGACGCTTTGAAGGTTGTCTTGAGAACTTCCCTTGTCCACGACGGTTTGGCCAGAGGTTTGAGAGAGGCCTCCAAGGCTCTCTCCAGAAAGGAGGCCCAGTTGTGTGTTCTCTGCGACTCCGTTACCGAGGAgtccatcatcaagttggtggaggccTTGTGTAACGAGGGTGACGAGAAGATCCCATTGATCAAGGTGTCTGACGCCAAGTTGTTGGGTGAGTGGGCTGGTTTGTGCCAGTTGGACAGAGAGGGTAACGCCAGAAAGGTTGTTGGCTGCTCTTGTGTTGTTGTGAAGAACTGGGGTGCTGACTCTGAGGAGAGAAACGTTTTGTTGGAGCACTTCTCCCAGCAGTAA
- a CDS encoding cornichon family protein, producing the protein MSIESWLFIFAVIINIVNLFTQVFFTIMYSDLESDYINPIELCHKLNPWFIPEAAVHGFLTILFLLNGFWFVFLLNLPLLAFNVNKFINKNHLLDATEIFRTLSRHKKESFIKLGFHLLMFFFYLYRMIMALVSDE; encoded by the exons ATGTCCATAGAGAGCTG GTTATTTATTTTTGctgtcatcatcaatatTGTGAACTTGTTCACCCAGGTGTTCTTCACTATCATGTATTCCGACTTGGAAAGTGACTACATCAACCCAATTGAGTTGTGTCACAAGTTAAACCCATGGTTCATCCCCGAAGCTGCTGTACACGGCTTCTTGACcattcttttcttgctcaatggcttctggtttgttttcttgttgaacttACCCTTGCTTGCATTTAACGTCAACAAGTTTATCAACAAGAATCACTTGCTTGATGCCACTGAAATCTTCAGAACATTGTCAAGACACAAGAAGGAGTCGTTCATCAAGTTGGGTTTCcacttgttgatgttcttcttctatTTGTACAGAATGATCATGGCCTTGGTGTCGGACGAGTGA
- the PRO2 gene encoding glutamate-5-semialdehyde dehydrogenase, with amino-acid sequence MAEQIARDANQAFGVLKTLSNEQRSSALHQIHDALKAAKSEILKANEQDMTAAEENQLAASLIKRLDLAKNDKYETMLQGILDVAALPDPVGKVTMAKKIDEGLELHRVTAPLGVLLIIFESRPEVIANISALAIKSGNCAILKGGKESYQTFKAISDVVNKTLEKTPVPPHAIQLIQSREEVGDLLAQDKYIDLVIPRGSNALVRNIKENTKIPVLGHADGICSIYLDKDADLTMAARIAVDSKTNYPAGCNAVEQLLVHQDIVADKEKLNKVLGALAAAEVTLHVVPEIKAQIENIDSQFIKDAAPDAFDTEFLSFDIAVKPVSDVNDAIAHINEHSSKHTDCVITEKKEVAETFLKGVDSAGVYWNCSTRFADGFRYGFGTEVGISTNKIHARGPVGLEGLMSYQYQLRGHGHIASEYVGAGGTKTFVHKDIEY; translated from the coding sequence ATGGCCGAACAGATTGCCAGAGATGCCAACCAGGCGTTTGGCGTGCTAAAGACGCTTTCCAACGAGCAGAGATCGTCAGCTTTGCACCAGATTCACGACGCTTTGAAAGCAGCCAAGCTGGAAATCTTGAAGGCCAACGAGCAAGATATGACTGCTGCTGAAGAGAACCAATTGGCGGCCTCTTTGATCAAAAGATTGGATTTGGCTAAGAATGACAAGTACGAGACAATGTTGCAAGGGATTCTCGATGTGGCTGCGTTGCCTGACCCCGTGGGTAAAGTGACCatggcgaagaagattgaCGAGGGGCTCGAGCTCCACAGAGTCACGGCGCCTCTCGGTGTCTTGCTTATCATTTTCGAAAGTAGACCCGAGGTGATTGCCAACATCTCGGCATTGGCTATCAAGTCGGGCAATTGCGCCATTTTGAAAGGCGGTAAGGAATCGTATCAGACTTTCAAGGCTATCAGTGATGTGGTGAACAAGACGTTGGAGAAGACGCCAGTTCCTCCGCATGCGATCCAGCTTATTCAGTCCAGAGAGGAGGTGGGCGACTTATTGGCCCAAGACAAATACATTGACTTGGTGATCCCCAGAGGATCAAATGCGTTGGTGAGaaacatcaaggagaacaCCAAGATTCCTGTTTTGGGGCATGCGGATGGAATCTGCTCTATCTACCTTGATAAGGACGCCGATTTGACCATGGCTGCTCGTATTGCTGTGGACTCCAAGACAAACTACCCTGCCGGTTGCAATGCTGTAGAGCAGTTGTTAGTGCACCAAGACATTGTTGCtgacaaggagaagttgaacaaggTCTTGGGTGCCCTTGCTGCGGCCGAAGTTACTCTTCATGTCGTTCCAGAGATCAAGGCTCAGATCGAGAATATTGACTCgcagttcatcaaggatgCCGCTCCTGATGCGTTTGACACCGAGTTCTTGTCTTTTGATATTGCTGTCAAGCCTGTGCTGGATGTCAACGACGCCATTGCTCACATCAACGAACACTCGTCGAAGCACACAGACTGTGTCATTacagagaaaaaggaagtGGCCGAAACGTTTTTGAAGGGAGTCGATTCAGCCGGTGTATACTGGAACTGTTCCACCAGGTTTGCTGATGGTTTCAGATACGGTTTTGGCACAGAGGTTGGAATATCCACGAATAAGATCCATGCTAGGGGTCCTGTTGGCTTGGAAGGCTTGATGAGTTACCAATATCAATTAAGAGGTCACGGGCACATTGCCTCTGAGTATGTCGGTGCTGGTGGCACCAAGACATTCGTGCACAAGGATATTGAGTACTAA
- the MET8 gene encoding bifunctional precorrin-2 dehydrogenase/sirohydrochlorin ferrochelatase MET8, producing MKQPGSLLLAWQVKDKHCLVIGGGDVALSRVHHLIRAQGKITVVSGANVHPELLELHEKGELHSLLKRDYEPDDLRMYEQKDQLSLESFKDIDESHYEQIDEQVRNQVFACVCCCIDDPVLSGKVYYQCKYLRLPVNIADKPPMCDFYFGSMFNQDSLQIMISTNGKSPRLSKMIKDDIARQFSNIRLNDAVDTLGSIRANLRERKLKDNSLETIEKRMEWIKKLTDFFTLRQWSQLHLTEAQVDKVVDCYPNFPPKDYEEFLKFVS from the coding sequence ATGAAACAGCCGGGGTCGCTATTGCTAGCATGGCAAGTGAAGGATAAGCACTGCTTGGTAATAGGAGGAGGAGACGTGGCGCTCAGTCGAGTTCATCATCTCATACGGGCTCAGGGCAAAATAACAGTCGTCAGTGGCGCCAATGTGCACCCGGAATTGCTAGAATTGCACGAAAAGGGAGAGCTTCacagcttgttgaagagagacTACGAGCCTGATGATTTGCGCATGTACGAGCAGAAGGACCAATTGAGTTTGGAGTCGTTCAAAGATATTGATGAGAGCCACTACGAGCAGATTGATGAACAGGTCAGGAACCAAGTGTTTGCCTGTGTGTGCTGTTGCATTGACGACCCGGTGCTTTCTGGGAAAGTGTACTATCAATGTAAGTACCTCAGGTTGCCTGTGAACATCGCCGACAAGCCACCCATGTGTGATTTTTATTTTGGCTCGATGTTCAATCAGGACCTGCTTCAGATCATGATCAGCACCAACGGAAAGTCTCCCCGTttgctgaagatgataaAGGACGACATCGCCCGGCAATTTTCCAACATTAGACTCAATGACGCTGTAGACACGTTGGGCTCCATCAGAGCTAACTTGAGAGAGAGAAAGCTTAAGGATAATAGCTTGGAGACGATagaaaaaagaatggaGTGGATCAAAAAACTTACTGACTTCTTTACGCTTCGCCAGTGGAGCCAGCTCCATCTCACCGAAGCGCAAGTTGATAAAGTGGTTGACTGTTACCCTAACTTTCCTCCCAAAGACTACGaagagtttctcaaatttGTTTCATAG
- a CDS encoding GTPase-activating protein MRS6 — translation MPAFNRNERRKSMAERRPSASYAPSKIPHLTGLEKPNEHSLKVDHCDILILGTGLVESILAASLAWQGVEVLHIDHNNYYGDSSSTLTIDQLKKWCVEVNQGKIRHFSDAQIYIPGGKRTNEYNSKDYGVDLSPKIMFSQSDLLALLVKSRVYKYLEFQSLSNFHVFENDDFKSNISNTTKEHIFTDQSLSLTTKRSLMKFLKFVLQDNNDPAKKQVLLENSKTPIEDFLANTFGLKSPQSDELIYSIGLANRSQTRTPEAIARIKRFLVSFDVYGSFPVMMSKYGGPGEISQGFCRSAAVAGTTYKLDTSLVDFDPESKIAKFSDGSSVKINEKIVAAPTQVPKFLATSYKEAGEKLHPFTVTRLTTVVRKDCKEWIAENESSAVVVFPPNSLPTHNVHTVQVVIQNGGSGVCPQGQSIWYSHTCEQNAEKAKKDLERAFEKMENAILRESATNLEDLLDKKDFVVNDRGTPMLVNSFKLGESLQSFVPKETLDIVCKFGYVQTTYINPDLSNVLSSTGAASNIAQATVSDTEDIMFSNMPSSEISYDGIISEVKMLYKRITGSDEDFFDVDFEDEDEEFERAAAAAASNSAVTDSESDINGDSDLDSVHHEPFGAGAMEL, via the coding sequence ATGCCAGCCTTCAATCGTAATGAGCGTCGGAAATCTATGGCAGAACGCCGTCCCAGCGCATCGTACGCACCGCTGAAGATTCCTCATTTGACAGGCTTGGAGAAGCCCAACGAGCACTCGTTGAAGGTGGACCACTGTGATATTTTGATACTTGGCACAGGCCTCGTGGAGTCCATCTTGGCGGCGTCGTTAGCCTGGCAAGGTGTAGAGGTGCTCCACATCGACCACAACAACTACTATGGAGACTCGTCTTCCACCTTGACTATTGACCAGCTCAAAAAGTGGTGCGTGGAAGTAAACCAGGGTAAAATCCGTCACTTTCTGGACGCCCAGATCTACATCCCGGGCGGAAAGCGCACAAACGAGTATAACTCGAAGGACTATGGCGTGGACTTGAGCCCCAAAATCATGTTCTCGCAGCTGGATCTATTGGCGCTTTTGGTCAAGTCAAGAGTGTACAAGTACTTGGAGTTCCAGAGTTTGCTGAATTTCCATGTCTTCGAGAACGACGACTTCAAGAGTAATATATCAAACACCACAAAGGAGCATATCTTCACCGACCAGCTGTTGTCGCTTACCACGAAAAGATCTTTAATGAAGTTCCTCAAGTTTGTTCTTCAGGACAACAACGACCCTGCAAAAAAGCAGGTtttgttggagaactcTAAGACTCCAATCGAAGACTTTTTGGCAAACACTTTCGGTTTGAAGCTGCCTCAGCTGGATGAGCTCATTTACTCTATCGGCCTCGCCAATAGGAGCCAAACAAGAACCCCTGAGGCAATCGCTCGTATAAAGAGATTTTTGGTTTCCTTCGATGTCTACGGTAGCTTTCCAGTGATGATGTCCAAGTACGGTGGACCTGGGGAAATCTCTCAGGGTTTCTGTAGAAGCGCCGCAGTGGCAGGAACCACATACAAGCTTGACACTTCGCTCGTTGACTTTGATCCCGAGCTGAAAATTGCAAAGTTCAGTGATGGGTCACTGGTGAAGATTAACGAGAAAATCGTGGCAGCGCCAACTCAGGTGCCCAAGTTTTTGGCCACCTCATACAAAGAAGCTGGCGAGAAGTTGCATCCATTCACGGTTACACGGCTCACCACCGTTGTCAGGAAGGATTGCAAGGAGTGGATAGCGGAGAATGAGTCTTCCGCCGTGGTTGTATTTCCACCAAACTCTTTGCCGACTCACAATGTCCACACAGTACAGGTTGTGATCCAGAACGGCGGATCGGGTGTGTGTCCTCAGGGACAGTCCATTTGGTACTCTCACACATGTGAGCAAAACGCTGaaaaggccaagaaggattTGGAAAGAGCGTTTGAAAAGATGGAGAATGCCATCTTGAGAGAGAGTGCCACCAACCTTGAGGATTTGCTCGATAAGAAAGACTTTGTTGTCAATGACAGGGGAACGCCAATGTTGGTAAACTCATTTAAGCTTGGTGAGTCATTGCAAAGCTTCGTGCCAAAGGAGACCTTGGATATCGTCTGCAAGTTTGGCTATGTCCAAACTACCTACATCAATCCTGATCTTTCGAACGTCTTATCGTCTACAGGGGCCGCCAGCAACATTGCGCAAGCTACTGTCTCTGACACCGAGGACATCATGTTCCTGAACATGCCATCTTCAGAGATAAGCTACGATGGTATCATAAGCGAGGTGAAGATGTTGTACAAGAGAATCACTGGCAGCGATGAGGACttctttgatgttgacttcgaagacgaagatgaagaattcgAGAGAGCAGCAGCGGCGGCAGCATCGAACTCTGCTGTCACCGACAGTGAGCTGGACATCAACGGCGACCTGGACTTGGACTCTGTACACCACGAGCCTTTTGGTGCTGGAGCGATGGAATTATAG